The sequence GGACGCCTGGGTCGAGCGCCACCGCGACCGCGCGCGCGAGGCCTGCGCAGCGCCGTCCGCCAACGCCACCGCGACGCTGGCGTGTCTCGAGCAACAGGCGTCGCAGTTCGCGGGCGTGCTCGGTGTGCTCGGCAGTGGCGCGCCCGAGAACGTCGACGACGCCCACGTGCTCGCGGGGTCCCTGCCCGACCCCGCGCAGTGCACCGGCGCGAGCGCGGTCGTCGACCACGCGACCGTGCTGCAGTACGAGCGCGTCGCCGCGGCCGAGGCCCTGCTCGCGCTTGGACGCACGTCCGCCGCTCGGGTCGCGATCGCAGAGCTGCTCACTTCACCCGAGCTCGCCCCCGCGCCGCACGCCAAGGCGCTCTTGTTGGGCGCCCGCGCGGCCATGGCAGAGGGCGAGGAGCCGGCCGCGACACCGGCGCTGGAAGAGGTCTTCGCACTGGCCACCGAGCACCGGCTCGACCACACCGAGACCGTTGCGCTGTCGTGCCTCGGGGCGGCCGCCGGCATGCGCGGCGATTCGGGGAGCACGCGGAGTCACATGCAGCTGGCGCGCGCGCGACTGGCCGCGACCGCGCCCCCGCCCGACGTCGAGGTCGACGCGCGGCGCTGTCTGGCCCACGCGGCGGCCAGCGTCGACGAGCACCAGGTCTTCGTCGACGACTGGACCCGTATCCACGAGCTCCAGCGCGATCGCTTCGGCGACGAGCATCCGCTCGCGCTGGCCGCCCTCGAGGAGGTCGCATTCGGACGCTACCGCATCCGCGACGAGACCCGCGCCCGCGAGCTCGTCGACGACCTCCCCGCGCGCCTGGCCGCGCGACTCGGCGAAGATCACCCCGCGACGCTCGACGCCGAGATGCTGCGCGTGCTGGTGAAGGCCGAGCTGGGCCTCACCATCGACTCGAGCGCCGAGCTGGCGGCGCTCGTCGAACGCCACGTGCGCGTGTTGGGGCCCGACCACGTGATGACCTCGACGGCGCACCACAACGCGGCCATCATCGCGCAGCGCGAGGGTCGTGAAGACGACGCGCTCCCGCACGCGCGGCGGGCGGTCGAGATCCGCGAGCGCGCGCTCGGGATCGACGCCTCGCGCACCCTCGAGAGCGCGACCCTACTCGCGCTGCTCACCTCCCACGAAGGCGAGCGCCGGGCAGCGGTGTCGCGCTTGGATCGACACCTGCCGCCCGCACGACGCCGGCTCGGCGATCGCAACGGCGCAGTCTTGCGCGCACGCGGACTGCGGATGCAGCTGGTCGCGGTCAGCCGCCGCGACGGCGCGGCACTGCTCGACGAGGCCCGCGAGCTGCTCGAGGCCTCGCGCCAGGGCGGTCGCGATCCGCAGGCCGGCGCGCTCGCACGTTCCCTGCTCGCTCGCCTGCTGCGGCGGAGCGGACGCAGCGTCGAAGCGCTGGCCCTCGACGAGGCCTCGCGGCTCATCGACTGCAACCGCACCGCGGCCACTGCGCGCCGCTGTGCACTGTCGAGCGCGTCGGTGGCGATCAGCAGCGTCGCCGTGCAGGGGCCGGCCGCGCTACCCCACGCGCACGCAGCGATCGAGGCGTATCTGCGCACGCCCGGCGCCACCGCGTCGCATCGCGAGAACCTGCACTACCAGGTCGCCGAGTTGCTCGAGCTGCGCGGCGACGAGGCCGAGGCCGTGTCCGAGTACCTGCTCAGCGAGCCGCGCCCCCCCGAGCGTCCCCACGGCTTGGCAGATGCCTACGCCGCCTTCGCGATCGCGCGGCTGTCGACGCTCCCGTTCGACGAGCGCCGTCGACGGGCCGAGACCGCGCAGGCCCTGTTCGCGGCGGATGGCTCGTCGGCCGAGGCTGCCGAGGTCGCGGCCTGGCTCACACGATTCGCCAACCGTTGACCTCGGGGCGGCGCCGCGGTCGATGGGCGTGAACCAGATCGCCGCGCCCGCGTATGCAGCCAGCGGTGACACGCCACTGCGCCATCGTCTCGTCGCTGCTGTGTTCCGTCGCCTGCGCGCGCGGCGACCTCGAGCAACGGCGGCCGCCCCACCCGGTGGCCGGATTCCACGAGGAGAGCGAGTCCGACGGCACCTCGTTCGTCGCGCTGCCCGACCCCGACAGCGGTGAGCTGCTGACCGAGGGCAGCAGCGCCGGCGACACCGACGGCACGACCGCGAGCACCGACGCCGGGAGCTCGAGCGGCGACACCGGCTCGAGTGGGACCGGCGTCCCCGAGCACGTCGGACCCTGTTGCGAGCCGATGACACTGCCGCTGTGCCTCGATGGGGCGCTGCGCGGCTGCGTCTGCCAGCACGACGCGAGCTGTTGCGTCGACGCCTGGGATGCCACCTGTGTCGCCGAGATCGAGTCGTTCGGCTGCGGCCACTGCTGATGCCCCTTGCTAGGAAGCGCACCATGACGAAGAACCCCGCTCGACGTCCCGTTCGCACGATTCCCGCGTGGCGACCCAGCCGACGCCAGCTCCTGCGCGGCCTCGCGGCTGGGGTCCCGGTGGCGATCGGGCTACCGACGCTCGACGCCATGCTCGACGGCAACGCACGCGCCTACGCCGACGGCACCGCGCTGCCGCGTCGCTTCGGCACGTGGTTCTTCGCCGCCGGTGTCCACCAGGGCTGGCAGCCCGGCGGCGGCACACTCGAGCTGCAGGGACCGTTCGCGCCCTTGGCCGCCCACGCGAACGCCATCGCCATGGTCTCGGGCCTGTCGTGCCCGAGCTTCGGCGATCCCTCGACCAACCGCCACATCATGGGCGCGGCCGCACAGCTGACCGGTCATCCGCCCGCAGGCGGCGCCATGACGGCGCCCTCGCTGGATCAGGTGATGGCCGACGTGCTCGACGATGCACCTCGCCGCGCGATGATCGTCGGCGTCACCGGCTACGGCAGCGGTGAGTCCGGCACCGGCTGGCACGCCATCTCGCACAGCGGGCCCAACGCGCCCAACGTCGCGCAGCTCGACCCCCGCGCGGTCTACCAGGACATGTTCGCGGGCGCCAGCCGCCGCCCGGCAGCTTCGACGACGGCGAGCTGCGCCTGGCCTACCTCGACGCGTGTCGGCAGGACATCGTCGATCTCCAGGGCCGCCTCGGCGCGCACGACCGCATGCGTCTCGAGGGCTACCTCGACGGCGTGCGCGAGATCGAGGCGAAGATCGAGACCATCGGCACCACGGTCGCGTGCAACGCCGACGGCGTCACCGACGGTATCGAAGACTGGATGGTCGACAACGCCGCGGCCGCGCTCGAGGTCAACGCCGTGATGGCGAAGCTGGTCGCGTTGGGCATGGCCTGCGGCGTCTCGCGGGTGTTCTCGTTCCAGTTCATGGAACAGAACTCGTTCGTCGACTTCGGCCAGCTGAGCAATAACCACCACGAGCTCGGGCACCAGCAGCACCCCGATCTACTGCTGTCGGTGTCGTTCATCATGGAGGCGTTCGCGACCCTGCTGTCGGCGCTCGCCGAGTATCCCGAGGGTGCCGGCACCGTGCTCGACAACACCGGCATCCTCGCCATGACGGAGACCAGCTCGAACCATGGGTTCGAGAACATGTTCACGCTGGTGGCGGGTCGCGCCGGCGGTGGGCTACGCGGCGGGCTGCACGTGCCGAGCTCCGGGCCCACGAGTCGCGCCGCGCTCACGGTCATGCGTGCCCTGGGCGCACCGTTCGAGAGCTGGGGCAGCCAGGACGCACAGACCACGGAGGTGATCCATGAGCTCGAGACCTGAGTGGCGCCGCCCCACCATGATCGCCGCAGTGCTGGGCTGCGGCGCCTGCTACCACGGCCTCGACGACGACGGGCGCTTTGCCAGCCAGGGCGGCGATGCGACCACCGACGACGACGGCGCGAGCGACGACGGCGGACCGAACGGCGTGCCCGACGACGGCGATCTACCCACGCTGTCGATGTCGCGTCTGACCCGCTCGCGCCTGCGCCACGCGGTCGGCGACCTGTTCTCGCCGGCACTCGCCGCAGCCATCGTGCTACCGGACGATCTCAGTGTCCAGGGCTGGGTCGCGATCGCCAGCCGCGAGCTCACACCCTCGCGCGGGGACGTCGCCGCCTACGAGGCCGCCGCGCGCGAGATCGCCGCTTGGGCGGTTGCCGACGATGCCTGGCGCGCGCGCTGGGGCGCGTGTGCGGGCGACGGCACCGCACCCGCCGACTGTGCGCGCAGCATCGTGCAGGCGTTCGGCCTGCGGCTGTTCCGACGGCCGCTCACCGATGACGAGCTCGAGCGCTACACGGCGATCTTCGAGCTCGCGCAGCAGCAGCTGCCCGAGTTCTGGCCCGCGTTCTCGTACCCGCTGACCGCGATGGTGCTCTCACCGAACTTCACCCACGTGATCGAGCACGGCCGTGAAGTTGGCGATGCGCTCGCGCTCGACGACTACGAGCTGGCGGCGCGGCTGTCGTTCCTGCTGTGGGACACGACCCCGGACGACGCGCTGCTCGAGGCCGCCGCCGCGGGGCTCGGCGACGCTGCCCGCTACGAGGCCGAGATCGTGCGCATGCTCGAGGACGACGCACGCATCGACGACGGCGTGCGTGCATTCGCGACCGACATGTTCGACCTCGCGCTCGTCGAGCGTGCACGGATCGACCCCGAGCGCTTCCCCGAGCTCGACGACGCCATGTTGCACTCGATGCGCGCCGCGGTTGCCGAGCTCGCGGTCGCGATGCGACACGACGGCCGCGAGTTCCTCGCCATCCTCGACGCCGGCTTCGCGTTCGCAGACCCCCAGCTGGCGGGCCACTACGGCCAGTCCATCGCGGGCGACCAGCTGACGCGGGTCGAGCTGGGCGCGGCGCAGCCCCGCGTCGGGCTGCTGACCGAGCCCGGCATGCTCACCGCGCGCTCGAGCTACGCCCTCACGTCGCCGACCCGACGCGGGCGCTTCATCGCCACACGCCTGTTGTGCCGCGACGTGCCCGACCCACCGCCGAACGTGCCGACCGACCTCGGCGAGCCGCCGTCGGGGACCACGCGCCGCGAGCAGGTCGAGCAGCACCTCGAGCGACCCGACTGCGCCGGCTGCCACGCGGCCGTCGATCCGCTCGGCTTCGGCCTCGAGCAGTTCGACGCGATCGGACGCGTGCAGACGCAGGACAACGGCGTGAGCATCGACGCCTCGGGACAGCTCGACGATGTGGTCTTCGACGACGCCCGCTCGCTCGCGCGGGCGCTGCTCGACCATCCCGAGCTGCGCCCCTGCTTCGCGCGCCAGCTCGCCCGCTACGCCTTGGGCGTGGAGATCGACCACGAGCCGGCGCTGGCGTGGATCGCCAGCGCGTTCGAGCAGGCCTATCGCGACCGCGGCGGTGACCTCGTGGCGACGCTGGCCGACTTCGCTCGCAGCGACGCGTTTCGCTTCGCGCGCGGCCTGCGGGGGTGACGGCACCCGCCGCACGCATCAACAACCCTCGCGACGACGCCGCATCGACGCCAGCCACGCGTCCATGCCCTGCGAGGTCGTGCGGCGCAGCTCGGGGTCGGCCTCGCACGCACCGATGGCCTCGCGCAGCAGCGTGCGTGCCCGCGCCAGGCGACTCTTCACGGTGCCACCGGGGATCTCGAGCACCCGCGCGACCTCTTCGACCTTCAGCTGCTCCCAGTAGTGCAGCTCGAGCGTCAGCTGCAGCTCGATGGGCAGGCGTCGCAGCGCGCGAAACAGCAGCCGCTGCTGCCGTGCGTCGTCGAGCACACGACTGGGCGACCCCTGCGACTCGAGCAGCGGCGCGTCGTCCTCGTGCTGCGCGCGACGGCCGACCGCGCGCAGGTGATCGAAGAGCACCCGCCGCGCGATGCCCAGCAAGTACACGCGAAACGGGAGCTCCGCCGGCACGCGGTCCCGTGACTCCACGCAGCCGAGGAAGGTGCGCTGGATCAGATCGGCGTGGCCTTCGCTCACGCGGCGCCGGAAGAACCGTGAGACCAGGGCGAAGTGTCGTCGCACCAGCGCGTTGCCCTGGTCGCGGTCGCCACCGCGCCAGCGTTCGAGCAGCTCGATGTCGGGAGTCTCCTCCACGCGCGGCGCCGCTACGCTAACCCGCCCGCGCGCCGCGGTCGAGCCGAGCGCACGGGTGCAGCGATGGCGCCGCGCGGTCGCAGACACGACGAAGTCGACGCCGTCGTCAGTGACAGCAGGTGCCGGTGTGCCACAGCGGCGTGCCGCCGTCGTAGATCACGAGGTTGCCGTCGTCCTGCACGTA is a genomic window of Deltaproteobacteria bacterium containing:
- a CDS encoding DUF1588 domain-containing protein; this encodes MSSRPEWRRPTMIAAVLGCGACYHGLDDDGRFASQGGDATTDDDGASDDGGPNGVPDDGDLPTLSMSRLTRSRLRHAVGDLFSPALAAAIVLPDDLSVQGWVAIASRELTPSRGDVAAYEAAAREIAAWAVADDAWRARWGACAGDGTAPADCARSIVQAFGLRLFRRPLTDDELERYTAIFELAQQQLPEFWPAFSYPLTAMVLSPNFTHVIEHGREVGDALALDDYELAARLSFLLWDTTPDDALLEAAAAGLGDAARYEAEIVRMLEDDARIDDGVRAFATDMFDLALVERARIDPERFPELDDAMLHSMRAAVAELAVAMRHDGREFLAILDAGFAFADPQLAGHYGQSIAGDQLTRVELGAAQPRVGLLTEPGMLTARSSYALTSPTRRGRFIATRLLCRDVPDPPPNVPTDLGEPPSGTTRREQVEQHLERPDCAGCHAAVDPLGFGLEQFDAIGRVQTQDNGVSIDASGQLDDVVFDDARSLARALLDHPELRPCFARQLARYALGVEIDHEPALAWIASAFEQAYRDRGGDLVATLADFARSDAFRFARGLRG
- a CDS encoding sigma-70 family RNA polymerase sigma factor produces the protein MEETPDIELLERWRGGDRDQGNALVRRHFALVSRFFRRRVSEGHADLIQRTFLGCVESRDRVPAELPFRVYLLGIARRVLFDHLRAVGRRAQHEDDAPLLESQGSPSRVLDDARQQRLLFRALRRLPIELQLTLELHYWEQLKVEEVARVLEIPGGTVKSRLARARTLLREAIGACEADPELRRTTSQGMDAWLASMRRRREGC
- a CDS encoding serine/threonine protein kinase, yielding MTSPEAQSMTRVLGAATPGSSDVDDLDLLDAVEAGLFGATPTPLEIGRYRLVRLLGRGGFGRVYEADDPELDRRVAIKLIALSSLGGDGGTDELRREARALARVEHRHCVAVFDVGTYELEGEAHARAQAIGVPTLGVYIVMALVRGRPLTQWLVAAPTGSRIIEVFEQLADALAAAHRVGVVHGDFKPGNVVIDDDRRAQVLDFGLARLREPGLDDDDAAGDRIAGTPRYMAPEQRRGAPATPRSDQYAWAASLHEALCGTIPRASDTLDAPIRAEFTTPTQGGHRPLPRWLEPVLRRAMAVEPHLRHDSMDALLVALRRGRGRRRALLLGTAAAITAGAIASVAVLASRTPTCEPTAAIDALWNDAGRSRLEAAFVASGRAHAPVSWTNASHDLDAWVERHRDRAREACAAPSANATATLACLEQQASQFAGVLGVLGSGAPENVDDAHVLAGSLPDPAQCTGASAVVDHATVLQYERVAAAEALLALGRTSAARVAIAELLTSPELAPAPHAKALLLGARAAMAEGEEPAATPALEEVFALATEHRLDHTETVALSCLGAAAGMRGDSGSTRSHMQLARARLAATAPPPDVEVDARRCLAHAAASVDEHQVFVDDWTRIHELQRDRFGDEHPLALAALEEVAFGRYRIRDETRARELVDDLPARLAARLGEDHPATLDAEMLRVLVKAELGLTIDSSAELAALVERHVRVLGPDHVMTSTAHHNAAIIAQREGREDDALPHARRAVEIRERALGIDASRTLESATLLALLTSHEGERRAAVSRLDRHLPPARRRLGDRNGAVLRARGLRMQLVAVSRRDGAALLDEARELLEASRQGGRDPQAGALARSLLARLLRRSGRSVEALALDEASRLIDCNRTAATARRCALSSASVAISSVAVQGPAALPHAHAAIEAYLRTPGATASHRENLHYQVAELLELRGDEAEAVSEYLLSEPRPPERPHGLADAYAAFAIARLSTLPFDERRRRAETAQALFAADGSSAEAAEVAAWLTRFANR
- a CDS encoding DUF1552 domain-containing protein, with translation MTKNPARRPVRTIPAWRPSRRQLLRGLAAGVPVAIGLPTLDAMLDGNARAYADGTALPRRFGTWFFAAGVHQGWQPGGGTLELQGPFAPLAAHANAIAMVSGLSCPSFGDPSTNRHIMGAAAQLTGHPPAGGAMTAPSLDQVMADVLDDAPRRAMIVGVTGYGSGESGTGWHAISHSGPNAPNVAQLDPRAVYQDMFAGASRRPAASTTASCAWPTSTRVGRTSSISRAASARTTACVSRATSTACARSRRRSRPSAPRSRATPTASPTVSKTGWSTTPRPRSRSTP